In the genome of Fulvivirga maritima, one region contains:
- a CDS encoding DUF547 domain-containing protein, with protein MKIIYTHILLIVAMVVACNASERETSKVAPSHDMWDTLVKKHVDDQGWVDYKGFISDKALLEEYLNLLSNHAPDKAKWSREEQLAYWINAYNAFTVKLIVDNYPVKSIKDLKPTLNIPGVNTVWHKQFFTIGGVASSLDEIEHDILRKQFDEPRIHFAINCASYSCPPLRNEAYKASLIDEQLQAQAEWFINDEKRNLIAENHIRISSIFSWFSGDFTKKGDLIDYLNQYSKVKISKDAEIKYLEYDWQLNEQH; from the coding sequence ATGAAAATAATTTACACTCACATACTTCTTATAGTGGCCATGGTGGTGGCCTGCAATGCCTCTGAGCGTGAAACTAGTAAGGTGGCACCCAGCCATGATATGTGGGATACACTTGTTAAAAAGCATGTAGACGACCAAGGCTGGGTAGATTACAAAGGATTTATTTCTGACAAAGCCCTTTTGGAAGAATACTTGAACCTCTTGAGCAATCATGCTCCTGATAAAGCCAAATGGAGCAGAGAGGAGCAGCTAGCCTATTGGATCAATGCTTACAATGCTTTTACTGTAAAACTGATTGTAGATAACTATCCTGTAAAAAGTATTAAGGACCTGAAGCCTACTTTAAATATACCCGGAGTAAATACAGTTTGGCATAAGCAGTTTTTTACCATAGGTGGAGTGGCCAGTAGTCTTGATGAAATAGAACATGATATTTTAAGAAAGCAGTTTGATGAACCCAGGATTCACTTTGCTATCAATTGTGCTTCTTATTCTTGCCCTCCATTAAGAAATGAAGCTTATAAGGCCTCGTTAATAGATGAGCAACTACAAGCTCAGGCAGAATGGTTTATAAATGACGAGAAGCGGAACCTAATAGCCGAAAATCATATCCGCATCTCAAGTATATTTAGTTGGTTTAGCGGAGACTTTACCAAGAAGGGAGATCTTATTGATTATTTAAATCAATATAGTAAAGTGAAAATTTCAAAAGACGCTGAGATCAAATATTTGGAATATGATTGGCAATTAAATGAGCAGCATTAG
- a CDS encoding n-acetylglutamate synthase yields MNYHNKQFRPLSNSENGEVSEDTRFHYKQEGNILTCEYSGSQIVKGHLIGLVDENGHINMRYHQVNSQGELMTGICHSTPEIMPTGKIRLHEKWQWTSGDQSSGESVLEEV; encoded by the coding sequence GTGAACTATCATAACAAGCAATTCCGGCCATTAAGTAATTCAGAAAATGGAGAAGTTTCTGAAGATACGCGTTTTCATTACAAACAAGAAGGCAATATTCTAACCTGTGAGTACAGTGGGTCACAAATTGTAAAAGGCCATTTAATTGGGTTAGTAGATGAAAACGGTCATATTAATATGAGGTATCATCAGGTGAACAGCCAGGGAGAACTAATGACTGGAATTTGTCATTCTACACCTGAGATAATGCCTACAGGCAAAATAAGACTACATGAAAAATGGCAATGGACTTCTGGAGATCAATCCTCAGGAGAGTCTGTTTTGGAAGAAGTGTAA
- a CDS encoding class I SAM-dependent methyltransferase, with amino-acid sequence MMTQKWDERYQEVGFAYGAGPNLFFERWLKTAIPGQILMPADGEGRNGVYAAEQGWQVTSCDLSEAGRTKALQLAKDRKVSLNYMVGDLQNLSFEKNSFDAIGLIYAHFPASIKSAMHKKLDQTLKPGGLIIFEAFSKTHLELRMKNPKVGGPKDLESLFSKEEVASDFANYKPLYFHEELVLLSEGKYHNGQGSVIRFVGIKQ; translated from the coding sequence ATGATGACACAAAAATGGGATGAAAGATACCAGGAAGTAGGGTTTGCCTATGGAGCGGGACCTAATTTATTTTTCGAACGATGGTTGAAAACTGCGATACCAGGCCAAATACTAATGCCTGCCGATGGAGAAGGAAGAAATGGCGTTTACGCTGCCGAACAAGGCTGGCAAGTTACCTCATGCGACCTTAGCGAAGCTGGCAGAACCAAAGCATTACAGTTAGCAAAGGACAGAAAGGTAAGCCTAAACTATATGGTTGGCGATCTCCAAAACCTCTCTTTCGAAAAAAACAGCTTTGATGCCATAGGCCTTATTTATGCTCACTTTCCTGCTTCCATTAAGTCTGCTATGCACAAAAAACTAGACCAAACTCTCAAGCCTGGTGGATTAATTATATTTGAAGCCTTCAGCAAAACTCATTTGGAACTAAGAATGAAAAATCCAAAAGTAGGTGGCCCTAAAGACTTAGAATCATTGTTTTCTAAAGAAGAAGTAGCTTCTGATTTCGCCAATTATAAACCTCTTTATTTTCATGAAGAGTTAGTCTTACTTAGTGAAGGTAAATATCATAACGGACAAGGTTCTGTAATCAGATTTGTGGGTATAAAGCAGTAA
- a CDS encoding helix-turn-helix domain-containing protein, which produces MQDIPVRKIESKTTAHNELHPVKILSIQQLTNGQPHSEPLHRHDFYYLLIIESGTGSHVIDFHHYNITSGCIFVLKPGQVHQLELNANCTGYIFQFHKNYFAKTEHTSYHILRKVAQHNLYMPPANVLSKVIYSCAHSYTENSEKPEEYSEIIKANLSILLISLYRLQPQESQPLSYSTQLDEFIELIESHIHEHKQVSYYADRLHLSNYQLNHITKKMLNKTASELINEHIILEAKKYLVTTPMQVNEIAYLLGYQDPSYFIRFFKKHTNHSPEMFRKNYPEVLPY; this is translated from the coding sequence ATGCAGGATATTCCCGTAAGAAAAATAGAATCAAAAACCACTGCTCATAATGAACTGCACCCTGTTAAAATTCTTTCTATCCAACAATTAACCAATGGCCAGCCTCACTCAGAACCGCTTCACAGACATGATTTTTATTATTTATTAATCATAGAGTCTGGTACTGGCAGCCATGTTATAGATTTCCATCATTACAACATTACCAGCGGCTGCATCTTTGTTTTAAAACCAGGACAGGTGCACCAGTTAGAACTAAATGCCAACTGCACAGGCTACATATTTCAATTCCATAAAAATTACTTCGCTAAAACTGAACACACCAGTTATCACATTCTGCGCAAGGTAGCACAACATAATTTGTACATGCCACCAGCTAATGTTTTATCAAAGGTAATATACTCATGTGCCCACTCATACACTGAAAACAGTGAAAAACCAGAAGAATATAGTGAAATAATTAAGGCCAACCTCTCTATTTTGCTTATTTCACTTTACAGACTTCAACCTCAAGAGTCTCAGCCACTCTCCTATTCTACTCAACTAGATGAATTTATAGAATTAATAGAATCGCATATTCATGAGCACAAACAGGTATCTTACTATGCTGACAGGCTACACTTAAGTAATTACCAGCTCAATCACATCACCAAAAAAATGCTTAATAAAACAGCCTCTGAGCTTATCAATGAACATATTATATTGGAAGCCAAAAAGTACCTGGTTACTACACCAATGCAGGTGAACGAAATAGCCTACCTGCTAGGTTACCAGGATCCTTCCTACTTCATCAGGTTCTTTAAAAAGCACACCAACCATTCGCCTGAAATGTTTAGAAAGAACTACCCAGAAGTGCTACCATATTAA
- a CDS encoding IS1380 family transposase, translating into MVTQNIGSLPIEYSSKPVTPFGGMSLMKRFIDQVGIREKLAELALPSPGSNRGYDPKQIVESFWLSIWTGASRYIHCDWLRYDTVLQSIFGWDGMPSQSTYSRFFGKFSQSLNNEVFPELQQWFFDQLRLGALTIDFDSTVITRYGDQQGSSKGYNPNKRGRNSHHPLMAFVSQTRMVANAWLRPGNTAASSSCREFMEETFKHALAGQKVGLVRADSGFYNEEIMSYLDEELLNYIMAVRMYPNVKSEVWGLKDWVKLAKGIELNEMVFSHENGKPRRYIIVKKQVDIRPHAGGKELFEDQPGYRYSCYVTNMDLPLDQIWNMYNTRADCENRIKELKQDFGLENFCLQDFWATEASFRFIMVAYNLMSLFRHFALNHHRKATLSTLRSYCFALGAWTANHANKKVLKISLPSKRRPWMEGIFLNISSTSPPFDYSNE; encoded by the coding sequence ATGGTTACTCAAAATATAGGGTCTTTACCCATTGAATATTCCTCCAAGCCAGTGACACCCTTTGGAGGGATGAGTTTAATGAAACGATTTATCGATCAGGTAGGGATACGAGAAAAATTAGCCGAACTGGCACTTCCATCTCCTGGTTCTAACCGAGGGTATGACCCCAAGCAAATCGTAGAGAGTTTTTGGCTGAGTATCTGGACAGGGGCTAGTAGATACATCCATTGTGACTGGTTGAGATATGATACTGTTTTACAGTCAATTTTTGGATGGGATGGTATGCCTAGCCAAAGTACCTACAGTCGTTTTTTTGGAAAATTCTCTCAATCCCTAAACAACGAAGTATTTCCAGAGCTTCAACAATGGTTCTTTGACCAGCTCCGTTTAGGAGCACTCACCATTGATTTTGATAGTACTGTGATCACTCGATATGGAGATCAACAAGGGAGTAGTAAAGGTTATAACCCCAACAAAAGAGGGAGAAATTCACATCACCCCTTGATGGCCTTTGTGAGTCAAACCAGAATGGTGGCCAATGCATGGCTCAGGCCAGGCAACACAGCGGCCAGTAGTAGTTGCAGGGAGTTCATGGAAGAAACCTTTAAGCACGCCTTGGCAGGACAAAAAGTAGGTCTGGTAAGGGCCGATAGTGGTTTTTACAACGAAGAAATCATGTCATATCTAGATGAAGAACTCCTCAATTACATTATGGCTGTACGCATGTACCCCAATGTAAAAAGCGAAGTTTGGGGGCTTAAAGATTGGGTCAAACTGGCAAAGGGAATAGAGCTGAACGAGATGGTTTTCAGTCATGAAAACGGTAAGCCAAGACGATACATTATTGTAAAAAAGCAAGTTGACATCAGGCCACATGCAGGAGGCAAGGAACTTTTTGAAGATCAGCCTGGCTATCGATATAGTTGCTATGTGACCAATATGGATTTACCTCTGGATCAGATTTGGAACATGTACAACACCCGCGCCGATTGTGAGAACAGAATTAAGGAATTGAAACAAGATTTTGGGCTTGAAAATTTTTGTTTACAAGATTTTTGGGCAACAGAAGCCTCCTTTCGCTTTATCATGGTGGCTTACAATTTGATGAGTTTATTCAGGCATTTTGCGTTGAACCATCATCGAAAAGCAACCCTATCAACCCTCAGATCCTATTGCTTTGCATTAGGAGCCTGGACAGCAAACCATGCTAATAAAAAGGTTTTAAAAATCTCATTACCCTCCAAAAGAAGACCCTGGATGGAGGGAATATTCTTGAACATATCGTCTACTAGTCCTCCTTTTGATTATTCTAATGAATAA
- a CDS encoding endo alpha-1,4 polygalactosaminidase: MKRILSITVWGLLILFTACDSDDDNAADTTPTNNEIQDYREAMRTFVQGISTYAKSNDSDFIIIPQNGQELATDSGDPNGTPQSAYLNAIDAVGRKDLFYGYDNDDEATPESEMSYLLGLCNVCENAGVEVLVTDYCYTHAKMDNSYQLNEQNDFISFAAPERDLNVIPDYPATPYEVNDNDITTISEAKNFLYLINSENFDSKSDFIAAVAATNYDAIIMDLFHNESSFSNDEIQQLKQKQNGGERLVICYMSIGEAEDYRYYWQPEWTVGSPDWIENENPDWEGNYKVKYWQPEWQAVIYGNDDSYLKKILDAGFDGVYLDIIDAFEYFE, from the coding sequence ATGAAGAGAATACTATCAATTACCGTTTGGGGCTTACTTATTTTGTTTACAGCTTGTGACTCTGACGATGACAACGCGGCCGATACCACGCCCACAAATAATGAAATACAAGATTACCGCGAAGCTATGCGGACTTTTGTGCAAGGAATAAGTACTTACGCCAAAAGTAATGACAGTGATTTTATAATAATACCTCAAAACGGACAAGAGCTGGCCACAGATAGTGGAGATCCTAACGGAACACCTCAAAGTGCTTACCTTAATGCTATAGATGCTGTAGGCCGCAAAGACCTGTTTTATGGTTATGATAATGACGATGAAGCCACTCCTGAGTCTGAAATGAGCTACCTTCTGGGTCTCTGTAATGTATGTGAAAATGCCGGAGTAGAAGTGCTTGTAACAGACTACTGCTATACCCATGCAAAAATGGACAACTCCTACCAGCTCAATGAGCAAAATGATTTTATATCTTTCGCAGCCCCTGAGCGGGACTTAAATGTAATACCAGACTACCCAGCAACACCTTACGAGGTCAATGATAATGATATTACCACCATTTCTGAGGCAAAGAACTTCTTATACCTCATTAATAGCGAGAACTTTGATTCCAAATCAGACTTCATAGCTGCCGTAGCTGCTACTAACTATGATGCTATTATTATGGATTTATTTCATAACGAATCCTCTTTCTCTAATGATGAAATACAGCAATTAAAACAGAAACAAAATGGCGGTGAAAGGTTGGTAATCTGCTATATGAGTATAGGTGAAGCTGAAGATTACCGCTACTACTGGCAACCAGAATGGACCGTTGGATCTCCTGATTGGATAGAAAATGAAAACCCGGATTGGGAAGGTAATTATAAAGTAAAATACTGGCAGCCTGAGTGGCAAGCTGTTATTTATGGTAATGATGACTCATACCTTAAAAAAATACTTGACGCAGGCTTTGATGGCGTATACCTGGATATTATAGATGCCTTTGAATATTTTGAATAA
- a CDS encoding chromosome segregation protein SMC, whose protein sequence is MTENKTNQDNTPATPQKKSNKKTAIVVAILAVIIILQGVKIYLDHQESVARETELTDTEEELASTMQKLSDIKAELEDKIAQIQELGGNVDELEKAKADIEQELARQQRANRSTIRNLSDKVGGYEELLKQKDEEIAHLKSLNDELLNENTSLKTEKNQLSDSINRIKESSEKLADKVAVASQLKAENIGIFAVNSRGKERDSPFKSRHIDKLKVVFNIAENKVAPIEGKDIIVRIVDENGQVIFDVAKGSGTFMIDGKEVFYTASQEILFDNTKQQLTFEYQKGSEWEEGIYTMEVYTDEYKMGTKQFEVK, encoded by the coding sequence ATGACCGAAAATAAAACCAACCAAGACAACACTCCTGCCACACCGCAAAAGAAAAGCAACAAAAAGACGGCAATAGTGGTAGCTATCCTAGCTGTAATTATCATTTTACAAGGTGTGAAAATTTATCTGGATCATCAGGAGAGTGTAGCCAGAGAAACAGAACTTACTGATACAGAAGAAGAGCTGGCCTCTACCATGCAAAAGCTTAGCGATATAAAAGCTGAACTTGAAGATAAAATTGCTCAGATACAGGAATTAGGCGGTAACGTAGATGAGTTAGAAAAAGCGAAAGCTGACATAGAACAAGAACTTGCTCGCCAGCAAAGAGCCAACCGAAGCACTATCAGAAACCTAAGCGACAAAGTAGGTGGTTATGAAGAATTGCTTAAGCAAAAAGATGAAGAAATAGCCCATCTGAAGAGTCTTAATGATGAGCTACTTAATGAAAACACTTCATTAAAAACAGAAAAAAACCAACTGTCTGACTCTATAAACAGAATAAAAGAGTCTAGTGAAAAACTAGCTGATAAAGTAGCAGTAGCCTCACAGCTTAAAGCTGAAAACATAGGTATTTTTGCTGTAAACAGTCGAGGTAAAGAAAGAGATTCTCCTTTCAAAAGCAGACATATTGATAAACTAAAAGTGGTTTTTAATATTGCTGAAAACAAAGTAGCTCCAATTGAAGGTAAAGACATTATAGTAAGAATAGTAGATGAAAATGGTCAGGTGATATTTGATGTAGCGAAAGGATCTGGCACTTTTATGATAGATGGCAAAGAGGTATTTTACACGGCCAGTCAGGAAATACTATTTGATAACACCAAGCAACAGCTCACTTTTGAATACCAGAAAGGCTCTGAGTGGGAAGAAGGAATTTATACTATGGAAGTATATACTGACGAGTATAAAATGGGAACTAAACAATTTGAAGTGAAATAA
- a CDS encoding TPMT family class I SAM-dependent methyltransferase, whose translation MLLDENYWTNRYNHNDTPWDANSITTPLKTYFDQLQDTSIKILIPGAGNAHEAAYLYEKGFKNVYIADISSAPLMQFQSRYPSFPKSQLLHQDFFNLMGNYDLIVEQTFFCALDPSLREPYAHKCAELLTRGGKLMGVLFNTEFHHEGPPFGGSKEEYVSYFEPYFNLKYFEVCYNSIKPRQGRELFILCEK comes from the coding sequence ATGTTACTTGATGAAAATTACTGGACAAACAGGTATAATCATAATGATACTCCTTGGGATGCAAATTCAATAACCACTCCTCTAAAAACATATTTTGATCAGCTGCAAGATACGTCCATCAAAATACTAATACCAGGAGCCGGAAATGCCCATGAAGCCGCGTATCTCTATGAAAAAGGTTTTAAAAACGTTTATATAGCTGATATTTCGTCAGCACCACTAATGCAATTTCAGTCTCGCTACCCCTCATTTCCTAAGAGCCAATTACTGCATCAGGACTTTTTTAACCTTATGGGAAACTATGATCTGATAGTAGAACAAACTTTTTTCTGTGCTCTTGATCCTTCATTAAGAGAACCTTATGCACACAAATGTGCCGAACTGCTAACAAGAGGAGGAAAACTAATGGGAGTATTATTTAATACAGAATTTCATCATGAAGGCCCTCCCTTTGGTGGAAGCAAAGAAGAATATGTCTCCTATTTCGAGCCTTATTTTAATTTGAAGTATTTTGAAGTCTGTTATAATTCCATAAAACCGAGGCAAGGGAGAGAATTATTCATCTTATGTGAGAAATAA
- a CDS encoding ferritin-like domain-containing protein yields the protein MNTERKAIQDVVDICHDGMKGYEKAASEIHNDEFKTIFNRLAQQRKLFIEDLKADVRDQGIELNDSGTVKGYFHRNWLDIKSSFANKEDREIIEEAKFGEKEAVNVYNEALNADVPQYIKEKLEKQRHLIAGSIEQLNEFEKETV from the coding sequence ATGAATACTGAAAGAAAAGCAATACAAGACGTAGTAGATATTTGTCATGACGGGATGAAGGGGTACGAAAAAGCTGCTTCAGAAATCCATAATGATGAGTTTAAAACTATTTTCAACAGGCTGGCTCAGCAGAGAAAACTATTTATAGAAGATCTTAAAGCAGATGTTAGAGATCAGGGAATTGAGCTTAATGATTCTGGTACGGTGAAAGGTTATTTTCATAGAAATTGGCTAGATATCAAATCTTCATTTGCGAATAAAGAAGACCGCGAAATTATTGAAGAAGCTAAATTTGGAGAGAAAGAAGCTGTGAACGTATACAATGAAGCCTTAAACGCTGATGTGCCACAGTATATTAAAGAAAAACTAGAGAAGCAGAGACATTTAATAGCTGGTTCTATTGAGCAACTTAATGAGTTCGAAAAAGAAACCGTTTGA
- a CDS encoding DUF4235 domain-containing protein — protein MSKKNSNTSVIPADKQSVLSSVVLPGIAIASSFALKRLFDIGYQKVRKQDPPKTLRHNDHNITHVILWTVATSALAGMVKLMATDIMQKKIEE, from the coding sequence ATGTCTAAAAAGAACTCTAATACATCTGTAATACCGGCCGACAAACAATCCGTGCTGAGTTCAGTAGTACTGCCCGGTATAGCAATAGCCAGTAGCTTTGCACTGAAAAGATTATTTGACATAGGCTATCAGAAAGTCAGAAAGCAAGACCCGCCCAAAACATTACGTCATAATGATCATAACATCACCCATGTGATTTTGTGGACTGTAGCTACCAGTGCCCTGGCAGGCATGGTGAAACTTATGGCTACGGATATTATGCAAAAGAAAATAGAAGAATAA
- a CDS encoding GNAT family N-acetyltransferase: protein MNYTVRLDMAGKRFTTIVDGKECYLQFKQMAPQVLDFEYIFVPEEVRSRGIGSNLVYNALIFAQKEHLEIIAGCAFVQDYMTKHPEFRCVSWKEAV, encoded by the coding sequence ATGAACTATACCGTAAGATTAGATATGGCAGGTAAAAGGTTTACCACCATAGTAGATGGTAAAGAATGTTATCTTCAATTTAAACAAATGGCGCCACAGGTGCTAGATTTTGAATATATATTCGTTCCAGAAGAAGTCAGATCTAGAGGCATAGGCAGTAATTTGGTGTACAATGCGCTCATTTTTGCGCAGAAGGAACATTTAGAAATTATAGCTGGCTGTGCATTCGTTCAAGACTATATGACTAAACATCCTGAGTTTAGATGTGTTTCTTGGAAAGAAGCGGTTTAG